The segment GCCAATTTAAATGGGATTTGTCTGTGATATGGCTATTGtgagccatttgaaaattcgccTCTTAACACGTTAAAGTTTTCAGGAAAAGTTACTAAATTTATCCCtaaattcactttaaaaaaaaatcagatgaTCCTTCGAATagcgaaggaaaaaaataataattgacaTCACCATGGAATTTCTTTGCCATTCATCCCTCTTTACAATACATAATGGCTAATGTGTCAATGATATTCTTCCCTGAACACCtgagaattattcttttcacaACGCCTGAATACGGTTCTTtgcttacaaaaaaaagcgcGAGAAGTTCGACAAATGAAAGTCAATTAAAAGTTCCATTTTCCTTATGCTCTATGCACGTCtcaatgaattgaatttttcttcttcatttcagttgaataaattcttctatttttccttcttcaaatgccttttttttgctccctcATTTACCTTGATGTctctcaatgttttttttttgtcaaatacTTATTTGTCTATAAAGTTCAATTTCAATAGAATATGCGATATCACTTGTCTGCCACAGGAGGAGATTTCTGTTTCACTGCAAATCACCATCATCCACCCACATTGGATTTATTGGCCATCTATTACAAAGTATGTAGTACAGTTAAGTGGGGGAGAAGAGGGAAGAAGGAGTGGGTGTGGGTGCTTATTGAGAATTGCgaagggggttgaaaatttgaagaaatatgaCAATAACAGGCCACACATACAACTGATGCGCGGGGCAATGTTCAACAAGTGAAGCAGCAATTCAGTAGTCATTTACCTGATGCGCCCGTATTGTTGGTTGTGAAATGAAAACACAGTGAAAAGGATTTCCCACCCACACTCAGCGCTCATTCTACCTTGCAAATGGCTGTGGCGTCATTCTATTTACATCACATTCAAATGATGCATTTTCCAGACATTTATTGTGACAgcttaaaggaaaattctttgctcAATTTAGGGAGGAAATTTCGAACGTTTATTTCATTGTTCTTGTTCAGGaggatttgtttttcaataatgaagaaaagataattttataaattacattCAAATGCTGAATTGAGGATTAAATTAAACTGTCATTTATAGCTATTTTAGGTGACGATTACAGGTCTCAGACACAggtaaaaacaattaattacctTACAAATGGATggtcaaataattttggaaacgATAAGAACataatggccaaaatgtgagaatttcaattaatttattttagacaaaaatttatttccaaaattaaaaatattaaattctaatcaatatttggctatTTAACGAGAATGCtggcaaattttcatttttttcttgtttcaaCATTGTTTTGGGTCGAAAATCGCCCTGAAACTCCCTGTGCAATtaggtaggggagaccggggctatttaagtcaatttgcataatttcctCGACAGGTCATTTTCATAggtttcctggcctacaactttgtctcataccacttttctctatctccccgAAAAATatgcttctgacttttttttttaaattcggCGGGTAAATAAAGTCACCAGCGGGGTAAATAAAgttgttggaattttcaaacatttccaatgattttccacctgagagattgatagtaattgatagctaaacttctcatcTTTTTATCCGttacaaggaatttcactatTATacccactaaaacagagaattttgcgattttctcactCACTGGGTTAGAAAATACTGTCAAAAGTTCGAAGGGCCatgtttttattcaaataattgttcagaaaaatcggaaaaatcattaaaaattggtgaaaaatacatcttggcaacgttttctgcattGATCTAGCTTGTGAAAAAGACAGTAAGATTGGAAAATCGCTAAAAGAAAAGAGtcggaaaatgattttttctaaacatgcaaaaagtaattttagaggctcaaaattttgtttgtttttttactCCTAAAATACTGATCAGATTGTCTCCAAATTACAGTCAATTATTgaaggttggtagggcttcccttcataatttttcaggTTTTTCCGAACtataacttgggagaaataaacatttaaaattttttcattgactTTTTTAGCCCCAGTCTACCTTACTTGACCATCCCCTAATTATTAATGCTAATCCTTTGATTCCTTTTaaggaatattaatttataattttaaatatctttttaatgCATCAAATAAATGCTACAAGATGCAACAAATACAAACATCCGTTGCTCTATCTAACTCCTCTACAACAAAATAACTATTAGCTGTGTTTTTCATtgtcacacacacaaacattGCTTTggctttgaaaatatttagctgccaataaagaatttttccaacttttcaCAAGCATTGGAAAATTGCGCGATATGTATGTGTGCGAGAGGAAATATATAGTTTGTCGCGCCTTTTCCAATATGATGGAACATCCACACTGAATCTTACATAACAACAAATTAATCTATAAATAATCTTGTTCAATgggattattattttctcaagaaataaCTTATTGAGTGTTTAGCATACAGGTGAGGGAAGTACcaccattttctttatttttagcaGAGTTAATGTGGAATAAATCTCTCTTGGGTACTCACTGTGATTCATAAGAACTGCGATGAggttgaatttgattttcttctctggcTGTAGTTTCACCTCCTGGATCAATTACAAAACTTAAAACTTTGCTCGTTTCTTCACAAcacaaattgaaagttttttttcctttgaaacaaaaaaaaatatcacaaaaaagTCCAAATTATGGAAAAGCACAAAAGAGAAGGAAAGAAAGCTTCACAAGCCAGCAGTGGTGCAGCAGAAAGTGTTTGGtggaattgaaataaattgagacGGAGATTAGAGTTGTGAACAGCTGAAGTTGTTCAAATGATATGCTGTGAAGGTCGTGCATGTAATAATTGCACTTTTTTCGCGACAATCTCACACTATTCTCGCACACTGATGCACCGGAATTGTAAACAATTGTGTAGCTCCATTGTGTATCAGTCAGTCCCACTGAAATCCTCAATTAATTTCCCCCAAAGAAGCctccaaattattttttttttccatgggATAGGTGATATTTATTTAGCATTGTATTGATTAATCCGGCTCTCGGTTGCAGGAGTGATTAAGCTTGAAGTGCTGGACGCTTTTCTTTACCCTCTAGATTGGCATTTGTCATGGAGTATCCTGTTCCACCACGCTGTAGTGGAATAATGTCCTTTTCGGTGAGTTTTTCATTTGTCAGTGGATGAATCATGTCCTTCTTGATGAATTTCTCCACACACTCCATCGTGACGACATCACCACTGCaaggaagagagagaaaaacatttttatataaaaaaaaaaacaagattttgaattttacgGAAACTTACGTTGGTCGTAGCACAGCACACGGGATGGAATTGCTGAGGATATCATGAGTTACTGGACACATATAGCGACTCTCCTTGGCAATCAGAGACTTCCTGTCATCAGGATCCTGCACTGGAGTGAATTTAACATCAATGAGATCCTTCCCCTTGATCGGTAGCCCCGAAACAGGGCAGTAAATCGTACTGTCGGGCTTTGGGATCTTCGAAGCCTTAGCTGTGGGTGCCTGAGAGGGGAGCCAGAAGCTAGGGAGCTGCCTATCGCGTCCACTATCCATATTTGAGATTGACGTGGATGGTTTGGGTGCCCCACTGCTCGTTGATGGTGCCTCCAGAACGGATTCACTGACAATCTTTGTTTCTGTCTTGATGAATTTCTCCAGGAGTTTCTTCTGCTCACTCACAGCACTCTCTTCCTTTTCAGCCTCCTCCTCTCTGCGTTGCTTCTCGTACTCCTTCATCTTGCGCCTGTATTCGCTCTTCTTCGTGATGATGTACTGCAGAATTGCTTCCTTGTCAAACAGATGACCATCCTTCCTGTGAAATAACATTGCAAAGGATGCTATCATCAAGGATTAGAGGGGATTGTTACGAGAAGAACTTACGTGACCACAGGATTCCTGCAAGGCTGCAAGGACAATGAGCAACAATCAAAGTTCTTAATTGAATCCTTTCCAAGTCGCTGGCTATTTGTCCCATATCCCGATGTTTGGGCATCCTTCCTCTTCTCGTGGTAAGTGTAAACAGCTCCTGCTGTACAATTTCTTGCATGTCGAGTCATTTTTTCCAaggatttttaatgattttgcgTAGAAGTTTTTCCTTGTTTGTGTTCAcgatttttactttttctcctctttcatttaacaatttcgtgttaattttagtttattcaGTTAACTTGCTTAATAcgttatttattaaattgtctcTTGCACGTCTGAAAAGCTCAACTATTCAGTTCACAAATGAATCCTGCAGGATTTTTCACACCTTTTATTTCCTTCGTAAACACAGAAATGTCAAAGCAACCCGGCTGGACATGCGTGCGTGCTATAATATCGAATTTCTCTTACTCTTTCGCGATTATTATGGAATTGAAGCAAACATGAAACACatacatattatttttctatttattatcatgaatttaaaaaaaataatttttctaagttgtaaaatgtgttaaaatggttaaaattatgcggaaaaattccaaaaggacgatttgattaaaaatatcaagaaaaaagGCTGATTTGTCTGAATGTTTCTATGGTTCCTATGTTTCATGGCTTGAAGCGGTTTTTGAAAAGTCACGTGAATGTaacgatttttctcttttgaaaaattcattaaaaattaatttatcaaagaaaacaataaaattaattaaatattttgactaCAGAATAGGCAAAActcaaaatcataaaaaaagatcgttgattttctcattcattaattttattcatagaagatttgaaaaaaaaacctatttaaattgaaattcccttgACTTTGAGATTAGCCCTTTTGTGGCAAAATTCCCAAATAAATGCGCCAATAGCACACAGAATAAACCTCCATACCCTGACCTCTGAGCGCAGAACAATTTggaagtttaaaattaattttgtatggaGCGCAGCATAGATGCTTCCGCAACATCTTATGACCAATTTGTGAGATGAGGAGTACCCCAAAGTGTCgtgataaaattgatttaaatcattttaattgaattttcggTGTGAAAAGCAACAACTACTTTTCCCGCGTGCTATGCCAGCCTAGCAAGAACTATAGAGAGTGAAAGAAAGATTTCTCAATTGATTTCGCAAGcacaatttcctcattttaaaataatttttttatttctttaaggCCTTGTGTGAGATCTTTTGTGGTTCCTTTTGTTATCTCATCGTGTACTGCAAAGAAGAATTGGGTATCATGTGAGTCTGATGCTCTGgagaatttatgatttagCTCTCCTGTCCGGCTTTTATCAGACATTTTTTTCGCATTATGTCGTTTAGTCAAAAaaacaaagctttttttactgggaaaaataaatatttttttaattcaataaattacttcttgaaggatgatttatttttccgtCTGACGAGAGCTtagagaattttgtgaaagcTCACACAGCCACAATTTGTCTCTCGCGCTTTTGTATCTTTGACTGGGGCTGTGTGTAGGAAATACGATGGGTTTGATGTTCTCTCCTCATACGTGTTGGGGTGATAAGAAAAAGCCCCGAGAGTGATTATTTCTCACGCCAAGGCATGGAGATATTCACAAATTAAGAGTCTCCACCAGTGTTGTGTCGTCAAGAGTCGATCGTGGAGTTGCTTCCTGAGCTTCCAAGTGGTTGGTTGTgccttcaaaatatttaataattattatttagtgttaatcttgataattttttttacaaatggAGGCATATTTGTGCGTACAAAGAATTATGATCTTACGAGGAATTTAGTTAATCTTCTGCAGCACGTTGGATTAGTGATTATAAAATTTACACAGTGTGTGACAATTTTGTACAGCAATTAAACAGATGATTTTGCTCTGGTTGCAGAGTGGAGGACAGACAAATTTACTAATTAGCAACACTTTGTAAGATTCGCagttttccttcaatttattttttttttgaattttatcttctatgtggaattattttttcttcttaaatcaATGTGAATGACATCTTTGTTCTGCTTATCTTctcatattttctttcctaATCCACACAATTTTTACTCAATTATCGACTTTTATTTAAGAGTAGGTAgtgcaagaaaaatgaattgatgTGTTCTTCTCATTAGAATCTCCTTAACAGAGTATGATCTTCATGCTTTTCTTATGTGCGCAACATACCCAATTCAATATGGAATAATGTGTGATTTTATGTGTGCTCTTTGATAATAAGTTGGGATGAAGTGATTTGCAAATATCAGTAACAAAATCTGTTACAAATTGTTTTGCATTTAGtggaagataaaataaattattgtttgtgtgtgtgttatcATTCATGCTGCCaaagtgggtggaaaaatttcataaacgCTTTTCcaatgctcttttttttcctcctcattgTGCGAGTTTTATTCCACACACTGCTGGGGAGATTTTGCGGGGCTTTCAGGGCAGTGATCTTTTGACATTCCTCCAAAAAACGACAGAATCAggctgaaaaatattaattaaattagacaCAAAAAGTGATTATTTGGAGGTTTTTTGTGCTTAAATTTCAGGCACTAATTTTGAGTTCATTTGAGAGGggattttcttaatatttagTCATTCagagaattaattgaatttagtgATTTTATATCCCTTATtaggccttattcagcgacaaagaaatccttgaaatctttgagttttgtactaaaatttcaagacttcaaacgaatttcaagggtttcttagTCGCTGAATTAGGTCCATTATATCCCTTATTTGGGTCATAAAGCTCGTTAAATTCGTTCAAAAATAATCGCAGGGAAAATTTCGTGCGAATTTCgaatcaatttaaaagaaaaattttcttttttttttttttaatttgtcgactaatgactaaaaaaaattatctagaaaatacaaaagttattataacgttagaatttagtaagcCAATGATTAAATCCGCCTTAAAGGTACCTATTTGCTGACAagtgaattgcaaaaaatgccGCGAAAGGAAGAACTTCAATATCGACGCATTGGAGTACGCCCCAAGTACGCCGCGATCCCGTGCGTGATCCTCTAGAACGCCACAGGCCGAGAGGGCGTGAAAGCGTACGTCGCACTCCAAAACGGCAAAATCTCGTGCGTGCGGCGTACTCCAGAACGCCGTCGACCGATACAACGAAGTGCCGTACTCTAGTctagagtatttttttttaaatataataattcacatcgacgctcccgaagattatgaaccatactcctgtgttaaaagataggaatatggttcataatcttcgggcacatcgaaaaattctaatgatttCTGTCTACCTTTGCTTAGCCCATGAATTTCAACcataaaatagtttaaaaaatatgagaatttaataaaaccaaaagtttttttttaagaacaattctatattattatattcttttttaaatgaacTCGATagacaaatataattttttttcagtctatttccacattttttttttaggaagcTTCCGTCttcttaattgaaataaaaaaacgaaagaaacgTGCCattaatggaatttaaattCCGCCTtccattaaacttttttatactGAACTTCTCTATAAAATTCTACGCaatactttaagaaaaaaaattcttaatgacaatgaataaattatttaattgagaataaCCGAAAAGTATTGATTCGTCGCGTCATGTGGTTGAGCGCACGTTCTCTCAATTCAACGAGGATtcttgataaagaaaattgataattgCGGCACTTCCCCCAGAGCGACGGGGAGActgcttcaaaaaaaaattggaaagttCTTTGGGATGAAAATAACATATTTGAAATGATGCGTTATCAGTGCTTTGGGTCAGAGAGACTGGGCTTCAATCTATCTCGTGAggctcattaaaaaaaatgtcgatctatatatattaaaattattctcttttagTCAATTTGTTGCgataaaatatatcaaaataaaattttcctttattcctttttgggatatttctgtttttttcaAGTTCATTTAGTAGGGAAATGAAGTTAAAGTAAAAACTATAAATTATATGTGTACAATGTCAGAGTCATATTTCACAACCCTGAATGTCTCATAGTAATCTTATCAGTGAAAGAGGTACAGAGATCTTCTAAGCTCATGACCAGAGCAAAATGTTTCGGAAGATGAGCGAAAGGAAGTGAATTGAGCATGAAGATCACTTCCGAATGGAacaatatgaaaatatttattgatttttcttgtggAATTTTGAGTGTTAATTTATCTGATCTTGAcctaaagaagaaataaaattcgcGTGAATTTTTTGTGGTCACGCAGCCACATGGGCTTATCATCAGTGTGCAGAGTTTTTGCCTCATAATCTTGTTCTTTTAGCGCACTCAACGAAAGGCATCTGAATTGCTTGATACGTCGCGATAGCGCGTGTACGATGAGAAATTGGTGTTATCACTCTATCATTCAATATTACAAACACGAGTTTAACGAGGCTGCCCACATATGGAGAAGGTGGGGTGAGCTGTAAAATCATCTATGAAggcataatttaattatccagattatttctttgaattattctttaaatattcctcaaattcttgaatttttgcgtttttctcaaaaaacttGTACgctgattaattaatttgttgccGTACGAATGATGTCACTGATTATCACGTTGTTCTAGTAGTAGAGCTAAAATTCCTGCGAATAAAAAGTTGATAATTGAACAACGGTGTGCCGATACGGTGGCGTGGAAAAGTTTTGTTGCTGCAGAGAATTtccaaagttttttcttcttctcttgaAAGAAGCATGAGAATGACTAAGATTTACGATATGTGGGTGCTGCCAAAAGtgggtgaaatattttgtgtttgaacTTTAATACTTTTCCACCGATACAGCAGCACAAATCTCAACACTTGCGCTATCTCttctggaaaataaatatgcaTACATATCActgtgctatgtatgtatttgtGATACGTAGCATCTTTGCTTTCGGGAAGGGAATGAGAGGGAGGGTGATGTGAGAAATGTGTTTGGTTGTGACGTTGCAACACCCACGTGCTATCACGTAAGATTggaaatgataagaaaaacattttgccATGAGTGGGGAAAATGACGTGTGCAGGTATGGAAAACAGATGCCatgaggagttttttttttctaaatcgcggaatttctctattttcctTGTTTTCTTCCCTTACAAAAATGTGGTGGAATACGTGCAAGAAATGCCACATCAGGTTTTATTGCCACCCCCATTCAATCCACCCCCAAAAACATTTTACTataaatttgcttttttttcttatttgcattggaaaagggaaagaattttgtgaaattgtgCAATTTTGAGAGAATTGCAACATTGCGGTATGAATGTGGAATATTTTGGAGCTTTCACGGGAGCTTTTGTGCACGTGTATGTATCAGGTGGTATCCAATCCACATTCCCTTTGTGGCTATCACATCGCTGTGAAGGGATAACATTcatgaatgaaatattaaaatattttacattccATTTCTCAATATAATacatgattttcattttggttAACCCTGTTATGCttgaggatttaaaaaaaatatatatttcaatagaatttaattctaaaaattatttataaaagttcATCAAACCATTTctagcataaaacataaattcagcacattaaatattaattttttaaattattaaaaacgaggtaaattgtcgcttcgctccaatttacctcgccccgcttcgcggggatttgttgcgcttcgcgcaaattttagagagaaagaaaatgtgatggtttataagtagattagggccacttatcaatcccaaaagaaagatcggtcaaacggtgtggatttgtatagaaaagtcggaacgacgattaccaacaaacaggcctttctttattatatagatgggaagctctcatcgaacgaaaaagaaaaaaattgcaaagagaagaaatcaatttcatacaatactTTAGGCAccaaattaaagaatttgcaaaaactgcatgaaatctctatgggggctacctgaaggggggctttggggggaaaatgaatacggccatctgaaacggcctgttataaggagcctctgtaccaaatttcatcgcgatcggacaaacggtgtggatttgtatagaaaagtcggaacgacgttcaccaacaaacagacctttctttattatatagatgggaagctctcatcgaaggaaaaagaaaaaaaattgcaaagagaata is part of the Lutzomyia longipalpis isolate SR_M1_2022 chromosome 3, ASM2433408v1 genome and harbors:
- the LOC129791948 gene encoding nitric oxide synthase-interacting protein homolog, whose amino-acid sequence is MTRHARNCTAGAVYTYHEKRKDAQTSGYGTNSQRLGKDSIKNFDCCSLSLQPCRNPVVTKDGHLFDKEAILQYIITKKSEYRRKMKEYEKQRREEEAEKEESAVSEQKKLLEKFIKTETKIVSESVLEAPSTSSGAPKPSTSISNMDSGRDRQLPSFWLPSQAPTAKASKIPKPDSTIYCPVSGLPIKGKDLIDVKFTPVQDPDDRKSLIAKESRYMCPVTHDILSNSIPCAVLRPTGDVVTMECVEKFIKKDMIHPLTNEKLTEKDIIPLQRGGTGYSMTNANLEGKEKRPALQA